The Vicinamibacteria bacterium DNA window ACGCTGAACGACTACTACATGGCTCTCGCCTACACCGTGCGCGATCGTCTTCTGGCGCGCTGGATCGAGACCAGCATGCAGTATCTGACGAGGAGGGCCAGAACCGTGTGCTATCTCTCAGCGGAGTTTCTTCTCGGACCTCATCTGGGAAACAACCTCCTCAACCTCGGCATCTATGACGAGGTGCAGGAGGCGATGGACTCCCTGGGGCTTTCGCTTCGAGAGCTCCTCGAGCAGGAGGAAGAGCCTGGCCTCGGAAATGGAGGCCTGGGGCGCCTCGCAGCCTGTTATCTCGATTCACTCGCGACACTCCAGATCCCCGCCATCGGCTACGGCATTCGCTACGAGTTCGGCATCTTCGATCAGTCCGTACGAGACGGCTGGCAACAGGAGATCACCGACAAGTGGCTTCATCTCGGGAACCCCTGGGAGATCGCGCGCCCCGAGATCGCTTTCGACGCGAAGCTCGGAGGACGCACCGAGAGCTATCACGACGCCTCGGGACGCTATCGAGTCCGCTGGACTCCTGACCGGATCGTGAAAGGGGTCGCCTACGACACGCCGATCGTCGGCTATCGGGTTGGAAATGCCAACCTGCTACGCCTCTTCACCGCCGAAGCGACGGAGGCCTTCGAGCTCGAGGCGTTCAACGTGGGCGATTACTACCGAGCCGTGGAAGCGAAGGTCCGCTCCGAGAACATCACCAAAGTGCTATACCCCAACGACGAGCCGGTGGCGGGTCGGGAGCTGCGTCTGCAGCAACAGTACTTCTTCGTGACCTGCGCTCT harbors:
- the glgP gene encoding glycogen/starch/alpha-glucan family phosphorylase, translating into MKPDGQFRSDGVDVRTGNSVEALKRAFVDNLFFVQGRFFPVATLNDYYMALAYTVRDRLLARWIETSMQYLTRRARTVCYLSAEFLLGPHLGNNLLNLGIYDEVQEAMDSLGLSLRELLEQEEEPGLGNGGLGRLAACYLDSLATLQIPAIGYGIRYEFGIFDQSVRDGWQQEITDKWLHLGNPWEIARPEIAFDAKLGGRTESYHDASGRYRVRWTPDRIVKGVAYDTPIVGYRVGNANLLRLFTAEATEAFELEAFNVGDYYRAVEAKVRSENITKVLYPNDEPVAGRELRLQQQYFFVTCALQDMIRIHLQNAGSVADFDLKFAVQLNDTHPAIAVAELMRLLVDEHDMDWEPAWKVTQNTLAYTNHTLLPEALEKWPVTVFARILPRHLEIIYELNHRFLQQVRRRYPDEDRVRRLSLIDESGERYVRMAHLAALGSHSINGVARLHTELLTRSVMSDFFDLWPERFSNKTNGVTPRRFMALANPRLSRLITSAI